In Brevibacillus marinus, the genomic window GTCGTCGTCTGCTCCGCCGCCTTCAGCCGCTTCCCGCGCCAGCTTCGCTTTTGCCGCCGCCGCTGCCGCTGCTGCAGCCTTTGCCTTCGCTGCTGCGGCCGCTTTCGCCTTCGCGTCCGCGTCGTCGTCCGCCGTCACCGCTGCCGTTTGACCAGGATCCGGATCGCTTGGAGCTGCCGTTTGTGCTTCGCCAGCGGCGCCACCTGTATCAGGCGCGGCGGCTGCTTCGTCAGCCTGTTCCTGCTCCCGCTGTTTGCGCAACGCCTCTGCTTTTGCCCGCGCTTCGGCAGCAGCCCTTGCCTTCTCTTCAGGTGTTGGTTTGCGCTTTTCCTCACTCATCGACTGGTCACCTTCTTCCCAGTCTTCGCTTCATAGCGAATCTTCTCTTGCAATTTGTTAATGCCGTAAATCAACGCGGCAGGATTGGGCGGACACCCGGGAATGTAGACGTCTACCGGCACCACCTGATCTACCCCTTTGACCACGCTGTACGAACGGATGTAAGGGCCGCCAGCGGTTGCACAGGAGCCCATCGCAATGACCCATTTCGGCTCCGGCATCTGGTCGTACAGGCGGCGCAAAAGCGGCGCCATTTTTTTGGTTACCGTCCCGGCGACGATCATCACATCCGACTGCCGGGGGGAAGCGCGAAAGATTACGCCAAACCGGTCCAAGTCAAAATTGGAGCCGCCAGTCCCCATCATTTCAATCGCACAACAGGCGAGGCCAAAGGTCAGCGGCCACAGCGAGTTGCTGCGAACCCATCCTTTCAGTGTCTCCAATGTCGTAAACAACACATTGCGATCCAGTTCTTCCCGCAACTCAGGCGCAATGTTTTTCAGGTCTAATTCCATTCCAGCACCTTCTTTCTCCAGGCGTAGACCAGCCCGATGACCAACAGGACGATGAAGATCACCATCTCAACCAGCGCAAACAATCCCAGCTTGTTGTAGGCCGCTGCCCACGGATACAGAAAAAGCGTCTCAACGTCAAAAATGACGAATAGCAGGGCAAAGATGTAATACTTGACATTAAAACGCACCCAGCTTTCGCCAACGGGAATATTTCCGCTTTCGTATGTGGTCTGTTTTTCAGGGGTTGGATTTTTGGGCCGAAGCAACGGTCCTATGATGCTTACCGTAACCACCGGAAGTAGTACGCCAAGAATTAAAAAAATACAAACGATTACATAGTTGTTAGCATACTCTGGGTTCATCAGTTTTCCCCTCCGTTGTCCTGAGGCGTCAAAATTCCTACATCATTATAGCAAATCGGGTCTTCAACTGTCTAATCATTCGCCGTCTATGCCCACTTCCCGACCCGCCCTGCGGACATTCGGGGTCGCCCCCGGAGGAGATCGCTGCATCTTTATCATGCCCAGCTTTGCCAAGCGGCAAGCGCTCTGCTCCCGATCCATCGGCAGCGAGACAGGAGACAACGCGAAAACACCCCGAATGCTTTCGCAAAGCGGGGCGGAATATGGGGTTGGCGCGAAAAAAAAGGCCCCCCGCTGCCGGCTTCAGCGGCAAAGCGAGGGGGCTGGCCGTTCACGATCCTGCTCGCGTCGTGCCAAGCTTTACCACAAGCAGTGTCCTGGCTGTTTGTTCACTGCCGCCGCCTGACTTCGATTTCCACTTCCCTCCCGTCTTTTTTCACGTTTAGCACTTCGATTTCCAACCCATGCTTCGGCAGAATTTTTCCGCCAGCCGGATTAAACGGACTGGAGTAATCCTCGGCGTCGGAGAACGTGCTGACGCCCGGCAATCCCTCGTATACCATCGCGTAGGTAGGATACACAACGTTTATATCGGACGTCCTGCTCAAGCCAAATGCGGCGTCGTTGATCTGGAAGCGCGTCGACCCAACGGTGCCGTCGTCCCAGTAATGCCCCCGTTGATGCGCATCCACCACCCCGAGGAATCCTTCGCCGGGATGGTTGCCGGTCATGTTGTCTTCACCCCAGCGGCCATCGTAATACCAGATGACCAGCCCCGGATCGTACACCAGCAAACTGTCATTGCGGCGGTAGTGTGCCAGTCCGCGATCGACGCCGTTATGCGTACGCCACTCGACCAGGTAGTAGCTGGGATAGAGCAGCGAGGAGCCATCAAACAATTCAAACCCATGCAGTTCAAACAGCGGTTCCTGTTCCGCGTCATCAGAGAAGACGACCGTACCGTCTGCCGCGACTTCGATGTTATCGACGTAGAAGCCTTCGAGGATAAGCCCGCCGTCGGTCTTGTACTGGAACTCAATGCGGATCTTCTCACCGACAAATTCGGACAGATCCAGTTCTTCACTCTCCCACTGCCCATTGGTGCTGTCATCGTAAACCGCAAGCTGTTCCGGTTCCTCCGAACCGCCGGCATACACGTTGATGTACAGGAAATCATATCCGGTCTCGATCTGGCGCCATGAGTCAAACCGCAGCGTCGCTTCCGCCGCCTCGCTCAGGTCGATTTCCGGTGAGATCATCCGCGCATCAAGGTCGTTACCTTTTGTCGAGAAGTAGGAGTAGTCTCCCTCTGCCGGCTGCGTCGGCGGTTCCTTCTCGCGATCCGGCAAATGGATCTTCAGCAGTTTTCCTTCGTCATCCATGCTCACTGCTTCCTGTAGCTTTACTTTTTTCTTCCGTTTCAGCTCTTCGAGATCGATTTCCGCGGCCTCGGGCCAGTTGCCGCCGAGCGTTTCCCGCAGGTACAGCTT contains:
- a CDS encoding NADH-quinone oxidoreductase subunit A — its product is MNPEYANNYVIVCIFLILGVLLPVVTVSIIGPLLRPKNPTPEKQTTYESGNIPVGESWVRFNVKYYIFALLFVIFDVETLFLYPWAAAYNKLGLFALVEMVIFIVLLVIGLVYAWRKKVLEWN
- a CDS encoding NuoB/complex I 20 kDa subunit family protein; this translates as MELDLKNIAPELREELDRNVLFTTLETLKGWVRSNSLWPLTFGLACCAIEMMGTGGSNFDLDRFGVIFRASPRQSDVMIVAGTVTKKMAPLLRRLYDQMPEPKWVIAMGSCATAGGPYIRSYSVVKGVDQVVPVDVYIPGCPPNPAALIYGINKLQEKIRYEAKTGKKVTSR